Part of the Vicia villosa cultivar HV-30 ecotype Madison, WI unplaced genomic scaffold, Vvil1.0 ctg.003014F_1_1, whole genome shotgun sequence genome, TCTCTGAGAAACAACGACGTCAACGATCGGCGCCTCAGCATCATCGATTTTCTATCCGCCGATGATTCGCTTCTCGATCCCGTTTCTTCCATTCACCAAAATTCAGGTCACATTTCGTTAATTTTTTGCTTCGTATTTCGAGATCAGATGAATCTTGTTCAAATTGAAACTCGGAGATTCGTTCTCTTTGTGCTTTTTTCAGAAAACGAAGCTTGGTACACTCCGAATTCGAAGAAGTTCGAAGACGCTGCTACCAAAATTGAACAGTGGGAGGACGAACCTCAAACTTCTGAGAAAAAGACCACGAGAAACCCTAAATGCAATTTGCGCAAGAGTTTAGCTTGGGACAGTGCTTTTTTCACTAGTGCTGGTATATTGTTATTTAAGCtctctaattttttttgttgaattaGGATTTTGAATGAGTTTAATCGATATGCACTTACATGCAAAATAGTTTTACAATTTACATTGTCGATCAATAAGTTTGTCATGttatcaaataattataaaatttaagttTGATTTGGTCGGTGATTGGTTGTGACGGTAAAATTTGTCTGTATCCTATTTTCTCATTTTTAATATGTTGGTTTGTATTTGAATGGTGTTTATGTTTAGGGGTTCTGGATCCTGATGAGTTGTCTAGTATAATTGAGGGTGTTGAGAAGGAATCATTACCGAGGATCGAAGAGGATGTATACAAATCATGTGACTCCATTTCGACGTTAGGGAGTGATAGTTTGACCTTTGAAAGTGCTGATTTGGAGGGTGATTTGTTTGAGGATGTTAGAGCTTCAATTCAGAAATCTAGCCGTAAGTCCAAACTTGCAACTGCAGCAACTAGAGTGTCATCTGCCTCTGGGCTACCAGGGTTACAAACTCGTGAGTCTTTCTTTTCACTCTGTGTGTTTAAAATAGATTGTGTGCTGATTTATCTTTAATTAGTTCAATTGATGATTCTttgatgttttatttttcagCATCCAGAAAAGTTAGTGCGGTTACTCGCAACAAGGTAACTTACATTAATGTTAGTGACTAGAATATTTTTGTCGTAGTCGCATGTGCACATACATTTTCTTATTGCAACAATAATATTTTCTATTACTGAGTGAGATTGGTTACATTGATCAAAATATGACACAATGTCCTATGATCCTACCGTAGTGAGCTTGTTCAACTGTGGATATCTTTCAAAACTTAGGCTATAATTCCACCTTTGGAACTTTGACTTGGAGGAATGTATAGTTGTTGTATCATAGACTGAAATTGTGTAGCCTAATTGGGTTTCCATGTTGCTAAACAATAAAATCATGTCGGCAATAACTTTCTGTTGATTTTAGATAAAGGCCCCACCAACCCCTAGGAATCCAACAACACCAGTTGTGAGAGGAATTGGGAAGGCTACAAACAAGAATACTTTTACACAAATTCCACAGGTATGAAACTAAATAAACTACTGAAGAAAACTAGTGTCATTTCTAATTATACTAAACCATGATATTCTTATTTTGAAAAAGCCTCTTGCTACAAGGAGGGAATCATCTATTTCAAAACTATCAAAGTTACCAGCAAAGCCTATTGCAAGTTCCACAATTTCAGCCAAGAGAGCATCACTTAACGGTTTGCATGCCAAAAGTGAAACGGACAGAGCAAAACACATAATTGGTGGTTAGAACTagcatttaacttttttttttctttctcattttggCATAACCCTTTCTGAGTTATAGTAAAAGTAAACTCATTTTTATTTGACCTCTTTAGATAGAGTCAGCTCAATGCCAAAAGCATCTGTTATTGGAGGTTCACGGGGTACACAGCCTAAGCCCACAATATTATCCAAATTAACTTCTGGTCAGTCAGTATCAACCAAGGCAAAATCAGTATCTTCCACATCTTCTGGTAGCAGTTTATCTGATAATATTGGTAAGTCTCCAATTATTTCTGCAAGAAGAAAAGTTATTGCAGGAAATTCAAAGCCTCCCTCATCTCGCCCTCCGGTCAAAACAACGTCAGGTTTTGCTTCAAGAAATAAAATTGAATCTGTGAATTCTAGTCTCTCAAGCTTGATATCTGCCAACAAGCTTTCTTCTAGTGTTTCCCCAGCTAGCTCCTGGTCTTCGGAGGCATCCATATCAGCTTCTATGCCTAAGTACATGTGCGATAGTTCAAGGTCCAGCATTGATAGTTGTTGCAGCAGAAAGGTTTTCTCAGACACTAATGCAGATAAAAGTATAAATTCTCAGATTGCTCAGGGTGATTTGAGCATAGAAGGGCATGAGGCTCAGCGCTCTGGAATTATCAATCCAAGTGTTAGGACTGCTTCTGTGGCAGCAGTTACTCCCTCAGCTCTTGCAAAACCTTCAGGCTTGCGACTGCCTTCGCCAAAGATTGGTTTCTTTGATGGGGTGAGCTTTCCTGCCTTCTTTATGTTTGATATAATCTTAAGACTTTTTGTTTTTACAATTTATATGATCATCTCTTAATTACATTGCATTTGTTGAAACGTTCTCATAATGTTATGTAGGTAAAATCTTCCGTGCGCACTCCACGTGGGGGAGCGCAACCACACTCTGCTGTGCTTCATGGCTTGCTAAAACATGGAGCAAGAAGTCCAAGTGAAGGGAAAAACAAAGCAGTGAGATCTATCACGCCAATTGGAAACAAAAAAATTGATAACGAGAAAAATCCTCATCCAagtcattttgatgaatcattaGATGTTGCAATTAAGGCATGTAGTGCAGAGCAAAATATCAAAAGCTCTACTGAAATGCTCAAGGGTGCTTTTAAAAATGTTGAATATACATCACTTTCGCAGGAAATGCAAAACAGCACTAATCATGATTTGCATCCACTCACTCGTGTGAATCACCAGGAAAATGTTTATCATGATAATCAAATTGATTGTTTGATCAAACAAGTTGGACTCATGAATATAAATTCCGCGACACAGGAAAAGATCAATGACAATTCTCTTTCTTTTCGGGAGACTGATGTCAGCTTCCAAGATAAATCCAATGGTATGGAGTTATCAAATCACAGGGAGCTTTTTAATCATCCTAAAAACCCGGAAATATTAAAGGGTTCATCAACTCCAGGTCTATGTGTTGCTCCAACCAGCATTGATATGGCAACTTCAGCAAGAAGACCCTTTGCGGCAAAAGATTCATTTTTCAACATGGATTTCCCTGTTTTCATAGAACCATCAATTTCAGAGGTAAAGCTGATTAACACATCTGTGCCTGAAAACATTACAAAAGAAAGCATCTGAGATGATATGATCAAGTTGAACTACTTAATTTTTCAGTTTGCTGCTTTGTGCTAAAAATGAAACCGTAGAAGTAGTGATCTTGATGTACTGTGTCAGATTACGAATAGCAAGTCTTTAAGTACTTGTTCTACCGTTTATTTCTATTTGACAGCATCTCTTTTTTCAAGGGTTCATTGTCATGAATCCATTTTTAGACTAAATATTTTGAACGAGAAAGGTGTCTTGTATCTTCTTTCATTTTCTTACAATTTGAGAATTTAAATGCATGATATGGTATTTATTTTCTTTGGCATTTTGTTTAATCTTTGTTATGCAGCTTATTTATCTTTTAATGGAGCCTTGATTTTGGCTTTACATTAAGTGTTCATAGTTTGATCTTGTGTTTGATTGGTACAAATATATGTTGGCTTTTATCACAACTTTTGACATTTATTTTCATGTTTTCCAACAAAAATATCTAAATAATCAACttttcttactattttccaaaatattcatgtttcaaacaaaaaaaaaaaattcatgtgTATAGCTTAAGCCAATTGGATTGGTTCTCCCATTTAATACTTTAGAAGGCAAGACTCTTGTGTTGGCGCCTCTAATAAATCAAGTCAATAATCAAGTCAATTCAAATAGCGCTTATAATGGATTAAGTCGATTCAATTGGTGCATACCTCTTTGTTCTTTAAAGGGGACGCCAATTCATTTGACatttttcttgtttgttttttttaattggtaataaacaaaaattgaagaaataaaatattatattttaatagataCTATTTTGTATAAATAGAGATTGATTATTTAAAATCTTACGACTTCTTATATACCATTTGTTAATTTAATATAAGTTTTACGCAAGATTGTGCAATATAAATAGAGCCATTAAAGATATAGACGACGTACCCATGGAAGAAACGCTCAAACCAATTAAAAAGTGACGTGATAGGAAGATAGGGTAAGTGTGTCTCTCACCCCACCCACCTAAGTCTCTTTcaaatataacaaaatataaaagaaaatttatttttagtgTAACCAATTCTTATATCCACTATACTAATTTTTTTCTCACATCCATTATAGTAGTTAAAAACTATGGAAATCATTATATTATATGTATTACATATTCTTAACTATAATTGGTATAATTGAAATAGCaacatataatattttaaacataGAGAGTTACATCTATTTTGAAGTAGttgtttaaaacaaacaaaaatattatcAATTATGAAAATAATCAGATGATCCTACGTAaacataaaaagtaaaaaatgtcTTCGCGTAATTTTCAATGAGAACTTTGCAGTTTATAATATTGGCAAAAAAAATATATCACCTCCGAGTCCCGACTGCATTTATTAAAGGAGTCATTAATGGTAGATAATATAATTTATCTTTCTAACCTCTTAAGCAGTATCTAGAAAACGCTCGTTAGTATTTCTTTTACTGATCTCTTaagataagttttttttttttaaattatgtgtatttaatttatcaaaaacataaataattaattttaaaaatatatattatatatattcaatacattaaatataaaatatattctttatttataatttttaagctCCGGGATTTTGGTTAGCATGACCCATAAAAAAAACTCATGACAATACGGTATAAATCATGCTTGATGGTAAATAGAAGTATGGACTTGTTTGAGGGAAAAAAAATGTAAATGTTAGTGTCCATGTACAATTGTTGAAACTAGAGTCATACCTAAAGCTAATAAATAaggaaaatttctttgccaacctcccaaccttctagttaacctctggtgaaaaatccaaactacccctgacttcggaagtttatttccgaaatgcaagaaaaaggtgttttcggagatgaacaccctccgaaagcgccttttttttttgaaaaaattgtcttatttcggaagttcatttccgaaaacaccatttcggaaatgaacttccgaaacaatgcgcgttctgcagattaagcagaacactccccctcccccattcatttaccctaatccaacatcaaacaacaccaaaggcgaaattttgttaaaagacttccaaggcaacatcaaagtctccaacaagcttcctatactacattaaaaagcactccaacctcttcaatcggtaagcattatgagttttagatctatgcttaaaattgatattagggtgtttacaaataggaaaatatgtattaggttaggttggtactggtatttaggatgtttagaatgtgtagacataggtttaaagtttgattttggggtctgccattgtaggttgcagaaaagctctgcgcaggggtgtttcggaagttcatttccgaaaacacctccatcccagtttcggaaatgaacttccgaactgtatcagaagtgcatttttttttgttttttcatttgtctcgcatattaatcgatttcgattgtttacaggaacatgtcaggcaaccagccagcacgcatcagacagggcagggagtcccagactgcgtcggctagacgcgagcgggcggcggcgcagctggcgtcgacacgcgggcggggccggggacgccgtgtgcacgttccacaggacttggtggagagttcatctgcttcaggctctaggagtaggctggctcgggtatcttcttcccgccagcgagaggaggaggatgaggatgaggaggaggaggaggtcataccggatgttgaccctccagtctgggaggaggaggagcaggaggtggatagctatccgggagggccttttgacacttccctgctgattcactaccaggatcacgtcgctcggcggatctgggagggagaggtatttttttaacttagccgtttatttgtcaccattttttataattttaccgtttatttctcgcttatttgtttttttttgtaacaggagagagagccattgaaaatggtgaaccactccaggaagattttcggtctgtttaaaccagcagctcagtggtttaacgaccatgtgcgaggttcagggcttagcgggctctgcatgaccgggtacaccaccatcagcaccggcatgcagggggcatttgtggagcgttggcacaaggagacgtcttctttccacttgccggtgggggagttgacgatcaccttgcatgacgtccagtgtcttctccacctgcctattagggggccgctgttggaccactccaggatccagagggtcgaggccattgagtggatgacgctctatttgggcatggagcacgaggttgctcactatgagtgcgtcacgacatctgggcctcacatccggttcaccacactgagtgcttattttgagcaccacctggacgcggcggccgatgtcGGGCaggagggtgacgagctattcacacagtaccaccgcggctgcgctctccggtgctggtacatgcatgtggtaggcgctgcatgctttgtggacaagagttccaggtacgtcgacgtggcctacctccgctatttcatggacctggataccgttcaccagtggaactgggggtcagctactctggcatatctctaccagaagctgaatgaggcctccaactggaggacgaggcagttggtcggatcctacacactgcttacggtacgttttattttaatacattatcatatttatttatttatatatgtttcgtatttaattttaatacattatcttgtttctgtttcagagctggatcatctcctacttctcccgcatccacggctttcacatcgatcctgcgtacgtggacgccatgcccagggccgccagatacgctctccagagggggaacgatgcggtgggaccataccgtctgtacttggaccgcacgatgcacgacgacgtcacctggaggccgttcgtcgactacgctcagattgtcccctttgacggcattgctctatattcaggctggttggcatgcgggaccgacatcatggttcaatatctccctgagcggtgcatgcgtcagttcggattcgtgcagcggatacccaggtcaccctttgaggctgctcccgacactgtgacccgagtgcagctcactgccatatgggagcattgggaggatcatgtggtaccgcaggagtaccgtctcactcgggtcacccaggactggcatagtgaggagggatacgtcacatggttctaccaggtgtcacatcctcttctgagacccgacattcccggcgctcctaggccagcacacgaggagatcctggagaaccagcaggccgaggatgatcacaccattgatctcatgccgatctgccagcggatatcgatgcttgggcgggacgcattggatcgaggtatcatggagcggggcggtccagaggcagtcgccgtgatggagatgatcgtcactgatgcggaccgtgcggcgacatacaggcggcagaggaggtctcagggggagaggtttaggcacacccagtagtggtcgggtttatatattttttgttatcggattgtatctttagcacactatttttatttttttcggtttgtatatattattttcatcggattagtatttttttttgtttatttatcatattagtattttcagtttatctattgcttattttatttggcgtttgcgtttaattaaaatgcgagactgttatgaaaaacataaaaaaaaaaaaacacagtttctgcataattcggaagttcatttccgaagacaccccccatgaggtgttttcggaagttcatctccgaagacaccccccatggggtgttttcggagatgcacttccgaattaaggaaattttttaaaataaaaaagcgcttcagaagttcatttccgaagcaggggtattttgggattttcgctgggggtgaccccatagggaggtggccaaagaaaaaacataaataagTAACATCTATCTAAATATTACTTAGATTATGTTGTGAAACACTTTTTGAAGACAATATATATAGTTGTATTTTTaagatttgtttgtttttgttatgaattataatattTAGTTACAATTGAAATTGTCACATTTAGTTGTTCACGACTAAAAACaacttttaatcttaaaatttGTTTGTTGTCATAAAAAAGAGACAATAATTGAGAATTTTCTTCTGAAAAGCTCGAATGATTAAGAAGATTGAAAATGAGACAAAGACAAAGACACTCTCAATTCTTAAACAAGTGAGACTCCCAATTTAGCAAGTCAATCAGTACAAACATTTCCTTTGCATAAAGAGTGAACAAGGGCAAGTTGTCATTCTTTATGAATAAGATATTGGAAGACATCTTATTAAAACCACCAAAATTCTACTTGGTAAAGTGTAAAAGTGTAGTTATTTGGCTAACAATATTCTGGAGAGAACATTTGTTCTCTTTGAAGGATTCTTCATTacgtgattttcaaatcatccaaTAACAAATTATTCGGGCTACAGACAGAGTTATATCTACCTGATAATAACTGAACTCATAACTTGTCAGAATTGTGAAGATGTTCCTAAACTTGTTTACCCAACATGATAACGTTAACAAGTCTAACTCTCTTTATGCCAATACCCCTTTTAGTAGAGGTTAAGTTATGGTATCCCATTTAACCTAGTGACTAGATTTGCCTCTTCATAAGAATTGTCTTATACACAAGAATCAATCTTACTATAAATGTCTTCTAAAAGCTACAAATTATACACGGTATAAATAGGCATAGAACTAAGCACAGACTTAGCAAGAGTCGCCTTTTCATACCTACTAAAAAGTCTATCTTTCCATTCGGCTAAACAAGAAATTCGCATTTGTGACCCTACCATAAATTAATCATACCTTCAAATTTCATTATCTTTATTCGAGATAAAGTCTTAGAGGAAAGAAATTTAGATTTATGGACATTAATTTTCATACCAGAGAATTTGCAAAAAGTTTGAAGTACCTCATTAACTACCCTAGcctatgtgtgtgtgtgtatattttTATATAGAGAAAATCTCAATCCACCCCTTGAATTTTTAACCCCGACCAAACTTCAATTTTGCTCTTTGATTTCGTAgatgtattttcaaaaatattttttttaaataaatttgttttttcgTAGGTGTATCTACGAAACGTGTTAAAGTAGAGTgttccgtatatgcatctacgaAATAGTCTGATATATTTTCAAATGACAtacatttcactccaaaactcaataTTTTTATAACAACAATGAAAAACCCAATACAGAAAATTAAAGTAATGCAATTTAAACACAATAGTAAATAGTACACCAAAAATATATAATGTATAAATCATCGACCAATAATGACAAATACATATATCAAAACCTCGTACATAAatgaaatcaatatatatatatatatatatatatatatatatatatatatatatatatatatatatatatatatatatatatatatatatatatatatatatatatatatatatatatatatatatgaaaaaaacttttcaatcaagatagtggattgttatagttatttttcttattataccctcttttattttttctttcaaaataaattcaatcatacactctctctttgaaatatatattttgagCAATCCGATCATATGTCTTTCATCATATATCAACTTATTGTCAAAAAAATCAAAGACATATTTTTTTTAGATACGACGTTGACTTAAACGCCTTTTaactttcttctatttttttgccATAGCTTTTCAATTTCCATAGTAATAATTGTTGAACCTCTTCATCTGGGAGTGAAAAATCTTAGAATTATGTATGAAAACTATGTCAATTGTTGGAGTTTCATAGTGCATTTTAAGTCAACATTAAACTTGTCCAAAATAGATGTTGTTGAAATTAGTAATTGCATGAAAAGAAAAAcgaatatactccctccgtcccaaattataagagaaaaaaataaaattacgtttattaagaaaagtaaaaacacaatcatttaatttatggttttcttgaaataaagtgttttgaaaaatgtaaaaaaaattctaattggttgttggttatagaaatgatgagcgagaatgtaagttaaatgcaatttgcatttaattttaccttgaaagaaatgaaagatgatttcttctcttatattttggaacaagaaaaatgtattttttttcttatattttgggacagagggagtataatTTACATGGCCTATTTGACAAATTTTTTTGTTCATAAAGAATTACATTTAATAAGTATTTTGGTGAATTTTTTTCAAACATATTCAAGCCGATTCATTGAAGCTGAAAACCACGAAGTAACAATAAATTTGCACAAGAACAAATCAGGACCTCAATTATATGCCTCTTTAATTGCCTTAATAAACTCACTGTCATCTTGAAGAAAACCAATTgcaaattactccctccgttttttattataagtcgttttagacttttcacacagattaagaaaaataataattgttgtagaataataaatatttaaggatataataggaaaaacaacattaattattcattggaattgtaaaacgacttatatttaaatacaaaatatttttccaaaacgacttataataaaaaacggagggagtatgctTCTTAGTTTAGTCAACAAGAATAGTACTTGAAACACTTTCATGTGTGGGGACATAACTTTTAACCAAATCATCCAATTTAAGTTCTATTAAAAGATCG contains:
- the LOC131640239 gene encoding uncharacterized protein LOC131640239, giving the protein MNSDSDSSLRNNDVNDRRLSIIDFLSADDSLLDPVSSIHQNSENEAWYTPNSKKFEDAATKIEQWEDEPQTSEKKTTRNPKCNLRKSLAWDSAFFTSAGVLDPDELSSIIEGVEKESLPRIEEDVYKSCDSISTLGSDSLTFESADLEGDLFEDVRASIQKSSRKSKLATAATRVSSASGLPGLQTPSRKVSAVTRNKIKAPPTPRNPTTPVVRGIGKATNKNTFTQIPQPLATRRESSISKLSKLPAKPIASSTISAKRASLNGLHAKSETDRAKHIIGDRVSSMPKASVIGGSRGTQPKPTILSKLTSGQSVSTKAKSVSSTSSGSSLSDNIGKSPIISARRKVIAGNSKPPSSRPPVKTTSGFASRNKIESVNSSLSSLISANKLSSSVSPASSWSSEASISASMPKYMCDSSRSSIDSCCSRKVFSDTNADKSINSQIAQGDLSIEGHEAQRSGIINPSVRTASVAAVTPSALAKPSGLRLPSPKIGFFDGVKSSVRTPRGGAQPHSAVLHGLLKHGARSPSEGKNKAVRSITPIGNKKIDNEKNPHPSHFDESLDVAIKACSAEQNIKSSTEMLKGAFKNVEYTSLSQEMQNSTNHDLHPLTRVNHQENVYHDNQIDCLIKQVGLMNINSATQEKINDNSLSFRETDVSFQDKSNGMELSNHRELFNHPKNPEILKGSSTPGLCVAPTSIDMATSARRPFAAKDSFFNMDFPVFIEPSISEVKLINTSVPENITKESI